The following are encoded in a window of Cydia strobilella chromosome 1, ilCydStro3.1, whole genome shotgun sequence genomic DNA:
- the LOC134745678 gene encoding transportin-3, with amino-acid sequence MDTPSMETIYQAISALYDNSNPNDKEIKEKASKWLGEVQKSIHSWKIADELLQQKKDIHSCYFAAQTMRSKVQHNLSELPEEARASLRDSLIAHLRGDMSETSQAILTQLCLALADLALQMPTWKNCTSDLIKSFSDRSNPALLEILTVLPQEIDSSSLKLGENRREDIRQELRTNTDLVTMFLKESITSTQNTQLALKIIKCMTSWIHVRAVNIQEIPQNAVIAYCLQVLRDYNCINTLHDAASDCLCSLLHTLEENNNNEEIERLLFDSIAALEECYHLAVAHEEEDKASNFARIFTELAETFLEKIISATSTGQTHFAMRSLELALVCVGHHDYEVAEITFNLWYRLSEDVYRRDYQPLTDAFKPHIERLIEALARHCQCEPDRTQLLDEGDDFYEFRVKVMELIKDVVFIVGSSSVFRQMFATLQADLSWERTEAALFVMQAVAKNILPDEYEYVPKVVEAILSMPEGAHPAVRKTCILLLGELCDWIERHPTCLEPCLQTLVTALQEPKLAPAAATALQNICKACSKEAASHAVTLLRATRHLDSLALPPGAGASLVRALASALASLPQDQLTVAMREAASIQLGTLKEILAGSGGDSDPCPTLDLLAALFRELSPRKADACVPALGDAWPVLHDVLIKYQSDGRVMERGCRALRFALRCCARRAAPLLPHLARAMADIYARHPHSCLLYLASILVDELAHEPQCVPDLIDLLKALMPRAFDLLQRENGLKDNPDTVDDLFRLCIRFLQRIPLEFLSSGAMPAIVQCGTLATALDHREANCSVMKFLLDLISRATTTREQNKEIKVLADGILVEYGGSLTYALLESAVLHLHAYMLGEVGEVVLELVRWQRARGADVLAPALARLPRGPVAATEHQCWNFHQLATRAEKCKEMTRLLRDFARLYR; translated from the exons ATGGATACGCCGTCAATGGAAACTATATACCAGGCCATAAGTGCTCTCTATGATAACTCCAATCCTAATGATAAGGAAATTAAAGAAAAGGCTTCCAAATGGCTAGGAGAAGTGCAAAAATCG attcatTCATGGAAAATAGCTGATGAGTTGTTACAACAGAAGAAGGATATTCACTCGTGTTATTTTGCTGCTCAGACAATGAGGTCAAAAGTGCAGCATAACCTATCAGAGCTTCCAGAGGAAGCCCGTGCGTCTCTTAGGGACTCCCTTATTGCCCATTTAAGAGGAGACATGTCAGAAACTAGTCAAGCCATCCTCACGCAACTGTGCCTGGCCCTTGCTGACCTAGCATTACAAATGCCTACATGGAAGAACTGTACTAGTGACCTAATTAAATCATTTTCTGACAGAAGTAACCCAGCTTTATTAGAAATTTTAACAGTACTACCGCAAGAAATTGACTCTTCTAGTTTGAAATTAGGAGAAAACCGACGTGAAGATATAAGACAGGAATTACGGACAAATACTGATCTAGTTACTATGTTTTTGAAAGAAAGCATAACAAGTACACAGAACACACAGCTagcacttaaaattataaaatgcaTGACATCATGGATACATGTTAGGGCAGTGAACATTCAAGAAATTCCTCAGAATGCTGTAATAGCATACTGTTTGCAAGTTCTAAGAGATTACAATTGTATAAACACACTTCATGATGCAGCATCAGACTGCCTGTGTTCATTGCTGCACACACTAGAagaaaataacaataatgaagAGATAGAAAGACTATTATTTGATAGCATAGCAGCTTTAGAAGAGTGCTATCATTTAGCTGTGGCTCATGAAGAAGAGGACAAGGCTTCAAACTTTGCTAGGATCTTCACAGAATTGGCAGAGACTTTCTTGGAAAAGATCATTTCTGCCACATCAACAGGGCAGACCCACTTTGCAATGAGATCACTAGAGTTGGCCCTAGTATGTGTTGGACATCATGATTATGAG GTAGCTGAAATTACATTTAATCTATGGTACCGTTTGTCTGAAGATGTCTACCGCAGAGACTATCAACCTCTAACAGATGCATTTAAACCACATATAGAGCGCCTTATTGAGGCTCTGGCGAGGCATTGCCAGTGTGAACCTGATCGCACACAGCTTCTGGATGAAGGGGATGATTTCtat GAGTTCAGAGTGAAGGTAATGGAACTGATCAAAGATGTGGTGTTCATTGTGGGCTCGAGCTCTGTGTTCCGGCAGATGTTTGCCACATTGCAGGCTGACTTGTCCTGGGAGCGCACTGAGGCTGCACTCTTTGTCATGCAAGCTGtcgccaaaaatattttacc GGACGAATATGAATATGTTCCAAAAGTGGTGGAAGCAATACTTTCCATGCCTGAAGGTGCTCACCCGGCAGTTCGGAAAACGTGCATCCTGCTCTTGGGAGAGCTGTGCGACTGGATCGAGAGGCATCCCACATGCCTGGAGCCTTGTCTGCAGACCTTAGTGACGGCGTTGCAGGAGCCCAAATTGGCTCCGGCGGCTGCTACTGCGTTACAA AACATCTGCAAGGCCTGCAGCAAAGAGGCGGCCTCCCACGCCGTGACGTTGCTCCGCGCGACGCGACACCTGGACAGCCTGGCGCTGccgcccggcgccggcgcctcGCTGGTGCGCGCGCTCGCCAGCGCACTCGCCTCGCTGCCGCAGGACCAG CTGACGGTGGCGATGCGAGAAGCCGCCTCCATCCAACTCGGCACGCTGAAGGAGATCCTAGCCGGCAGCGGCGGCGACTCGGACCCTTGCCCCACGCTGGACCTGCTGGCGGCGCTGTTCCGCGAGCTGTCGCCGCGCAAGGCCGACGCCTGCGTGCCCGCGCTCGGCGACGCCTGGCCCGTGCTGCACGACGTCTTGATCAA GTACCAGTCGGACGGGCGCGTGATGGAGCGCGGCTGCCGCGCGCTGCGGTTCGCGCTccgctgctgcgcgcgccgcgccgcgccgctgctgcCGCACCTCGCGCGCGCCATGGCCGACATCTACGCGCGGCACCCGCACTCGTGCCTGCTCTACCTCGCCAGCATCCTAGTGGACGAGCTGGCGCACGAGCCGCAGTGCGTGCCGGACCTCATCGACCTGCTCAAGGCGCTCATGCCGCGCGCCTTCGACCTGCTGCAGCGGGAGAACGGCCTCAAGGATAACCCGGACACCGTCGACGATCTCTTCAGGCTCTGTATCAG GTTCCTGCAACGCATCCCACTAGAGTTCCTCTCATCCGGTGCGATGCCGGCGATCGTGCAGTGCGGCACGCTGGCCACGGCTCTAGACCACCGCGAGGCTAACTGTTCTGTCATGAAGTTCCTGCTCGACCTGATCTCCCGCGCCACCACCACCCGGGAACAGAACAAGGAGATCAAAG TGCTAGCGGACGGCATCCTGGTGGAGTACGGCGGGTCGCTGACGTACGCGCTGCTGGAGTCGGCGGTGCTGCACCTGCACGCGTACATGCTGGGCGAGGTGGGCGAGGTGGTGCTGGAGCTGGTGCGCTGgcagcgcgcgcgcggcgccgacgTGCTGGCGCCGGCGCTAGCGCGGCTGCCCCGAGGGCCCGTCGCCGCCACCGAGCACCAGTGCTGGAACTTCCACCAGCTCGCCACGAG GGCGGAGAAATGCAAGGAAATGACGCGATTACTGCGAGACTTCGCGAGGTTGTATCGGTAA